One segment of Stenotrophomonas sp. SAU14A_NAIMI4_8 DNA contains the following:
- the parC gene encoding DNA topoisomerase IV subunit A, with amino-acid sequence MTELARPVFHGFEQLPLREYAERAYLDYSMYVVLDRALPFIGDGLKPVQRRIIYSMSELGLNAASKPKKSARTVGDVIGKYHPHGDSACYEALVLMAQPFSYRYPLIEGQGNFGSSDDPKSFAAMRYTESKLTPIAEVLLGELGQGTTDWAPNFDGTLQEPTWMPARLPHLLLNGTTGIAVGMATDVPPHNINEIVSALLHLLDDPDASVRDLCEHVKGPDYPSNAEIITAANDLRNMYETGNGSVRARATFTKEANNIVVTALPFQVSPSKVIEQIAAQMRAKKLPWLEDIRDESDHANPVRVVLVPRSNRVDADQLMGHLFATTDLERSYRVNLNVIGLDGRPQVKNLKTLLSEWLAFRSSTVTRRLQHRLQKVERRLHLLEGLLVAFLNLDEVIHIIRTEDEPKAALIARFGLSEDQAEYILETKLKQLARLEEMKIRGEQDELAKEREKILGILDSKAKLKKLIRDELQADAKKFGDARRSPLVQRQAAQAIDETELVPSEPMTVVLSEKGWIRAAKGHDVDASALSYRDGDALQGAVRARSTQQVAFLDSEGRAYSTPVHTLPSARGNGEPLTGRFSPAPGTSFVTLASAEPDTRFVLASTHGYGFVTRFENLIGRNKAGKAMLNLSAGSSVLTPAVVANVATDRIVAVTSSGNLLAITASDLPELDKGKGNKIIEIPKAKLATERVVAVVAISPGQTLQVRSGQRTMGLKFNELEAYLGARATRGHLLPRGWQKVEGLSVE; translated from the coding sequence ATGACCGAACTTGCCCGCCCCGTGTTCCACGGTTTCGAACAACTGCCGCTGCGCGAGTACGCCGAACGCGCTTACCTCGACTACTCCATGTACGTGGTCCTGGACCGCGCCCTGCCGTTCATCGGCGACGGCCTGAAGCCGGTGCAGCGCCGCATCATCTATTCGATGAGCGAGCTGGGCCTGAACGCCGCGTCCAAGCCGAAGAAGTCCGCGCGTACCGTCGGTGACGTCATCGGTAAGTACCACCCGCACGGCGACAGCGCCTGCTACGAAGCACTGGTGCTGATGGCCCAGCCGTTCTCGTACCGCTACCCGCTGATCGAAGGCCAGGGCAACTTCGGTTCCAGCGACGACCCGAAGTCGTTCGCGGCCATGCGTTACACCGAATCCAAGCTGACCCCGATCGCCGAAGTGCTGCTGGGCGAGCTGGGCCAGGGCACCACCGACTGGGCGCCGAACTTCGACGGCACCCTGCAGGAACCGACCTGGATGCCGGCGCGGCTGCCGCACCTGCTGCTGAACGGCACCACCGGCATTGCCGTGGGCATGGCCACCGACGTGCCGCCGCACAACATCAACGAGATCGTCAGCGCCCTGCTGCACCTGCTGGATGACCCCGACGCCAGCGTGCGCGACCTGTGCGAACACGTGAAGGGCCCGGACTATCCGTCCAACGCCGAGATCATCACCGCGGCCAACGATCTGCGGAACATGTACGAAACCGGCAACGGCAGCGTGCGTGCGCGTGCGACCTTCACCAAGGAAGCCAACAACATCGTGGTGACCGCGCTGCCGTTCCAGGTGTCGCCGTCGAAGGTGATCGAACAGATCGCCGCGCAGATGCGCGCCAAGAAGCTGCCGTGGCTGGAAGACATCCGCGATGAGTCCGACCACGCCAACCCGGTGCGCGTGGTGCTGGTGCCGCGTTCCAACCGCGTGGACGCCGACCAGCTGATGGGCCACCTGTTCGCCACCACCGACCTGGAGCGCAGCTACCGCGTCAACCTCAACGTGATCGGGCTGGACGGGCGTCCGCAGGTGAAGAACCTGAAGACCCTGCTGAGCGAGTGGCTGGCATTCCGCAGCAGCACCGTCACCCGCCGCCTGCAGCACCGCCTGCAGAAGGTCGAGCGCCGCCTGCACCTGTTGGAAGGCCTGCTGGTGGCGTTCCTGAACCTGGACGAGGTGATCCACATCATCCGTACCGAGGACGAACCGAAGGCGGCGCTGATCGCGCGCTTCGGGCTGTCCGAAGACCAGGCCGAGTACATCCTGGAAACCAAGCTGAAGCAGCTGGCCCGCCTGGAAGAAATGAAGATCCGCGGCGAGCAGGACGAGCTGGCCAAGGAACGCGAGAAGATCCTCGGCATCCTGGACAGCAAGGCCAAGCTGAAGAAGCTGATCCGCGACGAGCTGCAGGCCGACGCCAAGAAGTTCGGCGATGCACGCCGTTCGCCGCTGGTGCAGCGCCAGGCCGCGCAGGCCATCGACGAAACCGAACTGGTGCCCAGCGAGCCGATGACCGTGGTGCTGTCGGAGAAGGGCTGGATCCGTGCCGCCAAGGGCCACGACGTCGATGCGTCCGCTCTGTCCTACCGCGATGGCGACGCCCTGCAGGGCGCGGTACGCGCGCGCAGCACCCAGCAGGTCGCGTTCCTGGACAGCGAAGGCCGCGCCTATTCCACGCCGGTGCATACCCTGCCCTCGGCGCGCGGCAATGGTGAACCGCTCACCGGCCGCTTCTCGCCGGCGCCGGGCACCAGCTTCGTCACGTTGGCCAGCGCCGAACCGGACACCCGCTTCGTGCTGGCGTCCACCCACGGCTATGGCTTCGTCACCCGCTTCGAGAACCTGATCGGCCGCAACAAGGCCGGCAAGGCCATGCTGAACCTGTCGGCCGGCTCGTCGGTGCTGACCCCGGCGGTGGTGGCCAACGTGGCCACCGACCGCATCGTGGCGGTCACCAGCTCGGGCAATCTGCTGGCGATCACCGCCAGCGACCTGCCGGAACTGGACAAGGGCAAGGGCAACAAGATCATCGAGATCCCCAAGGCCAAGCTCGCCACCGAGCGCGTGGTGGCCGTGGTGGCCATCAGCCCGGGGCAGACCCTGCAGGTGCGCAGTGGCCAGCGCACCATGGGCCTGAAGTTCAACGAACTGGAAGCCTACCTGGGCGCCCGCGCCACCCGCGGCCACCTGCTGCCGCGCGGCTGGCAGAAGGTCGAAGGCCTGTCGGTGGAGTGA
- a CDS encoding helix-turn-helix transcriptional regulator, whose translation MNVTFQPPPARVNAGEPGPPTLLREVALDWFERNDGPPIIAFRFDSPQGLAREVDWHHHARAQLICVERGLLTTRTSHGTWSLAPGSAGWMPPLEAHTVSLDGPMRGWGMALAAPLCSDLPADPCVLGLSRLAQAVAERICEWPLEYEGSEDRRHIIQVMLDEIRNAPRQRMHLPMPRDRRLLKIASQLLAEPSDERSLADWAHWAGLSPRSLTRHFRDETTLSFAQWRQQARLAEALRRLSEGHSVADIAHALGFSSASAFVTVFRRHFGLPPGRYLARVGNGLESTLDPARGLASPAASG comes from the coding sequence ATGAATGTCACATTCCAGCCACCCCCGGCGCGCGTGAATGCCGGTGAACCGGGCCCGCCCACCCTGCTGCGCGAGGTGGCGCTGGACTGGTTCGAGCGCAACGATGGCCCGCCGATCATCGCCTTCCGCTTCGACAGCCCGCAGGGCCTGGCCCGTGAAGTGGACTGGCACCACCATGCGCGGGCGCAGCTGATCTGCGTGGAACGCGGCCTGCTGACCACCCGCACCTCGCACGGCACCTGGTCGCTGGCGCCGGGTTCGGCCGGCTGGATGCCGCCGCTGGAGGCCCACACGGTCAGCCTGGACGGGCCGATGCGCGGCTGGGGCATGGCCCTGGCCGCGCCCCTGTGCAGCGACCTGCCCGCCGACCCCTGCGTGCTGGGCTTGTCACGGCTGGCGCAGGCGGTGGCCGAGCGCATCTGTGAGTGGCCGCTGGAATACGAAGGCAGCGAGGACCGCCGCCACATCATCCAGGTGATGCTGGATGAGATCCGCAACGCGCCCCGCCAGCGCATGCACCTGCCCATGCCGCGTGACCGGCGCCTGCTGAAGATCGCCTCGCAGCTGCTGGCCGAACCGTCCGACGAGCGCAGCCTGGCCGACTGGGCACACTGGGCCGGGCTGTCGCCGCGCAGCCTGACCCGGCACTTCCGCGACGAGACCACCCTCAGCTTCGCCCAGTGGCGGCAGCAGGCGCGGCTGGCCGAGGCCCTGCGCCGGCTGAGCGAGGGCCACAGCGTGGCCGACATCGCCCACGCACTGGGTTTCAGCAGCGCCAGCGCCTTCGTCACCGTGTTCCGCCGCCACTTCGGCCTGCCCCCCGGGCGCTACCTGGCGCGGGTCGGCAACGGCCTGGAATCGACCCTGGACCCCGCGCGCGGCTTGGCATCCCCCGCCGCATCCGGATAA
- a CDS encoding MarR family transcriptional regulator has protein sequence MICPPTTPAGFGPPSFGLLLRQVRDGLVRQLDASMAEEDLGIGFTHYIGLKLLARMAPCTANELAQAIDQVPSAVTRLLDKLEALGCVRREPHAQDRRALQIVLTDEGRALWARLQKRGDAVMDFALRDLSADERALLLSLLTRIRDSLTTP, from the coding sequence ATGATCTGTCCTCCCACGACCCCGGCCGGCTTCGGCCCCCCCAGCTTTGGTCTGCTGCTGCGCCAGGTGCGCGACGGCCTGGTCCGCCAGCTCGATGCGTCCATGGCCGAAGAAGACCTCGGCATCGGCTTCACCCATTACATCGGCCTGAAGCTGCTGGCGCGCATGGCCCCGTGCACGGCCAACGAACTGGCCCAGGCCATCGACCAGGTGCCCAGCGCGGTGACCCGCCTGCTGGACAAGCTGGAAGCGCTGGGCTGCGTGCGCCGCGAGCCGCATGCGCAGGACCGCCGGGCGCTGCAGATCGTGCTGACCGATGAAGGCCGCGCCCTGTGGGCACGGCTGCAGAAGCGCGGCGACGCGGTGATGGATTTCGCCCTGCGCGATCTGTCCGCCGACGAACGCGCGCTGTTGTTGTCCCTCCTGACCCGTATCCGCGATTCCCTGACGACCCCATGA
- the emrC gene encoding multidrug efflux transporter outer membrane subunit EmrC translates to MNPIPSLTLRRSGRALLVSALALALAACASSRGLTPQGHVLDVDSLHSERTLADSDLSAAGFPAQDWWKAFGDAQLDALIAEGLASHPSLDAADARLRQAQSQVGTARADRLPSLSVSGGYTGVRLPESMVGDEVGGHYGGSGQVAFDFSYGIDLWGGKRAAWEAAVDGAHAATVDAQAARLNLSTGIAQAYAELAYAWQLNDVAEEELARSQKSLELTRQRRHAGIDSDLQVRQAEARVPAAQQQLQAAQQRIDAGRTALAALVGKGPDRGLSIERPQPLNPLALQLPGVLPSELLGRRPDIVAARWRVEAADKQIKVARTKFYPSFNLTALAGVVAPNVGDLLQSSSTFAYIGPALSMPIFEGGKLRANLANTDAQYDLAVANYNQAVLDALRDVADQVNAVRSLGQQAQSQQQAVDTARAAFDIAQQRYRAGIGSYLDVLSAQSTLLQSQQQLAGLQSQQVQTSVRLSKALGGGFQPSDADRAPVASHSDSSHS, encoded by the coding sequence ATGAACCCGATCCCGTCCCTTACTCTCCGCCGGTCCGGGCGTGCGCTGCTGGTATCTGCGCTGGCCCTGGCCCTGGCCGCCTGCGCCAGCAGCCGCGGCCTGACCCCGCAGGGCCACGTCCTGGACGTGGACAGCCTGCACAGCGAACGCACCCTGGCCGACAGCGACCTGAGCGCGGCCGGCTTCCCCGCCCAGGACTGGTGGAAGGCCTTCGGTGACGCGCAGCTGGATGCGCTGATTGCCGAAGGGCTGGCCAGCCACCCCAGCCTGGATGCGGCCGACGCGCGCCTGCGCCAGGCCCAGTCGCAGGTCGGCACCGCACGTGCTGATCGCCTGCCCAGCCTGTCGGTGTCCGGTGGCTACACCGGCGTGCGCCTGCCCGAATCGATGGTGGGCGATGAAGTGGGCGGCCATTACGGCGGCAGCGGCCAGGTCGCCTTCGATTTCAGCTACGGCATCGACCTGTGGGGCGGCAAGCGCGCCGCCTGGGAAGCGGCCGTGGATGGCGCACACGCGGCCACCGTCGACGCGCAGGCTGCGCGCCTGAACCTGTCCACCGGCATTGCCCAGGCCTACGCCGAACTGGCCTATGCGTGGCAGCTCAACGATGTGGCCGAGGAAGAACTGGCGCGTTCGCAGAAGTCGCTGGAGCTGACCCGCCAGCGCCGCCACGCCGGCATCGACAGTGACCTGCAGGTGCGCCAGGCCGAGGCCCGCGTACCGGCCGCGCAGCAACAGCTGCAGGCCGCCCAGCAGCGTATCGACGCCGGCCGCACCGCACTGGCCGCGCTGGTCGGCAAGGGCCCGGACCGTGGCCTGTCGATCGAACGCCCGCAGCCGCTGAACCCGCTCGCCCTGCAGTTGCCGGGCGTGCTGCCCAGCGAGCTGCTGGGCCGTCGCCCGGACATCGTTGCCGCACGCTGGCGCGTGGAAGCGGCCGACAAGCAGATCAAGGTGGCCAGGACCAAGTTCTACCCCAGCTTCAACCTGACCGCGCTGGCCGGCGTGGTGGCGCCGAACGTGGGTGACCTGCTGCAGAGCAGCTCCACCTTCGCCTACATCGGCCCGGCGCTGAGCATGCCGATCTTCGAAGGCGGCAAGCTGCGCGCGAACCTGGCCAACACCGATGCGCAGTACGACCTGGCCGTGGCCAACTACAACCAGGCCGTGCTGGATGCGCTGCGCGACGTGGCCGACCAGGTCAACGCGGTGCGCTCGCTGGGCCAGCAGGCACAGTCGCAGCAGCAGGCGGTCGATACCGCCCGTGCCGCCTTCGATATCGCCCAGCAGCGCTACCGCGCCGGCATCGGCAGCTACCTGGACGTGCTGAGCGCGCAGTCCACCCTGCTGCAGTCGCAGCAGCAGCTGGCCGGCCTGCAGTCGCAGCAGGTGCAGACCTCGGTGCGCCTGAGCAAGGCGCTGGGTGGTGGTTTCCAGCCCAGCGACGCCGACCGCGCACCGGTCGCCTCCCATTCCGATTCCTCGCATTCCTGA
- the emrA gene encoding multidrug efflux MFS transporter periplasmic adaptor subunit EmrA, whose protein sequence is MSQTQTPAAPAAPNRRGNLLRGLFVIVVLLLAALALWYFMFGRWFEETDDAYVQGNLVQITPLVPGTVVAINADDGMRVERGQLLVQLDPADTSVALQQAEANLAKTVRQTRGLYRSVEGAQADLNARQVTLKRVREDFARRKDLAATGAISNEELAHARDELAAAEAAVAGSRETVERNRALVDDTVIATQPDVQAAAAQLRQAFLNNARAGIVAPVTGYVARRSVQVGQRVQPGNALMAVVPTEQMWVEANFKETQLRHMRLGQEVELKSDLYAGDVKYTGRIQSLGLGTGSAFSLLPAQNASGNWIKIVQRVPVRIAIDAKQLAEHPLRIGLSMKAEVSLRDQKGEVLPTAAAKGTVFDTDVYAKQLHDADEVIHTIIQGNLPQQAKAS, encoded by the coding sequence ATGAGCCAGACCCAGACTCCTGCGGCACCCGCCGCCCCCAACCGCCGCGGCAACCTGCTGCGCGGCCTGTTCGTGATCGTCGTGCTGCTGCTTGCGGCACTGGCGCTGTGGTATTTCATGTTCGGTCGCTGGTTCGAAGAAACCGACGACGCCTACGTGCAGGGCAACCTGGTGCAGATCACCCCGCTGGTGCCCGGCACCGTGGTCGCCATCAATGCCGATGACGGCATGCGCGTGGAGCGCGGCCAGCTGCTGGTGCAGCTGGACCCGGCCGACACCTCGGTGGCGCTGCAGCAGGCCGAAGCCAACCTGGCCAAGACCGTGCGCCAGACCCGTGGCCTGTACCGCAGCGTGGAAGGTGCCCAGGCGGACTTGAACGCCCGCCAGGTGACCCTGAAGCGCGTGCGCGAAGACTTCGCCCGCCGCAAGGACCTGGCCGCCACCGGCGCCATTTCCAACGAAGAACTGGCCCACGCCCGCGACGAGCTGGCTGCCGCCGAAGCGGCCGTGGCCGGTTCGCGCGAGACCGTCGAGCGCAACCGCGCGCTGGTCGATGACACCGTGATCGCCACCCAGCCGGACGTGCAGGCCGCCGCCGCACAGCTGCGCCAGGCCTTCCTCAACAACGCCCGCGCCGGCATCGTTGCGCCGGTGACCGGCTACGTTGCCCGTCGTTCGGTGCAGGTGGGCCAGCGCGTGCAGCCGGGCAATGCCTTGATGGCCGTGGTGCCGACCGAACAGATGTGGGTGGAAGCGAACTTCAAGGAAACCCAGCTGCGCCACATGCGCCTGGGCCAGGAAGTGGAGCTGAAGTCGGACCTGTACGCCGGTGATGTGAAGTACACCGGCCGCATCCAGAGCCTGGGCCTGGGCACCGGTTCGGCGTTCTCGCTGCTGCCGGCGCAGAATGCCAGCGGCAACTGGATCAAGATCGTGCAGCGCGTGCCGGTGCGCATTGCCATCGACGCCAAGCAGCTGGCCGAACACCCGCTGCGCATTGGCCTGTCGATGAAGGCCGAAGTGAGCCTGCGCGACCAGAAGGGTGAAGTGCTGCCGACCGCTGCCGCCAAGGGCACCGTGTTCGACACCGATGTGTATGCCAAGCAGTTGCACGATGCCGACGAGGTGATCCACACGATCATCCAGGGCAACCTGCCGCAGCAGGCCAAGGCGAGCTGA
- the emrB gene encoding multidrug efflux MFS transporter permease subunit EmrB: MSAQAPAAPGTPGAPAAPGAAAGFLPPSVALCTVGLAMASFMQVLDTTIANVSLPTIAGNLGASSQQATWVITSFAVSTAIALPLTGWLSRRFGERKLFIWATLAFVITSLLCGLAQSMGMLVVSRALQGFVAGPMYPITQSLLVSIYPREKRGQALALLAMITVVAPICGPILGGWITDNYSWEWIFLINVPLGIFAALVVGNQLKGRPEQIEKPKMDYVGLVTLVIGVGALQLVLDLGNDEDWFASTKIVVLACVAVVALAVFLIWELTDKDPIVDLKLFRHRNFRAGTLAMVVAYAAFFSVSLLIPQWLQRDMGYTAIWAGLATAPIGILPVIMTPFVGKYASRFDMRMIASFAFVFLSFTSFMRSDFNLQVDYTHVAGVQLIMGIGVALFFMPVLQILLSDLDGREIAAGSGLATFLRTLGGSFAASLTTWLWARRTQVHHADLTEHISAYQPGMQDQVTAMGQGDLQHGAAVLNNMINHQASQMAFNDIFYLLGWTFLAIIAFLWLAKPPFGAGAGAASAGGH, translated from the coding sequence ATGTCCGCACAAGCTCCAGCCGCGCCCGGAACGCCGGGCGCACCGGCGGCGCCGGGTGCGGCCGCCGGATTCCTGCCGCCCAGCGTGGCCCTGTGCACCGTGGGCCTGGCGATGGCCTCGTTCATGCAGGTGCTCGACACCACCATCGCCAACGTTTCGCTGCCCACCATCGCCGGTAACCTGGGCGCCAGTTCGCAGCAGGCTACCTGGGTCATCACCTCGTTCGCGGTCAGTACGGCCATCGCGCTGCCGCTGACCGGCTGGCTCAGCCGCCGCTTCGGTGAGCGCAAGCTGTTCATCTGGGCCACGCTGGCCTTCGTCATCACCTCGCTGCTGTGTGGCCTGGCGCAGAGCATGGGCATGCTGGTGGTATCGCGTGCCCTGCAGGGCTTCGTGGCCGGCCCGATGTACCCGATCACCCAGTCGCTGCTGGTGTCGATCTATCCACGCGAGAAACGTGGGCAGGCGCTTGCCCTGCTGGCGATGATCACCGTGGTGGCGCCGATCTGCGGCCCGATCCTGGGCGGCTGGATCACCGACAACTACAGTTGGGAATGGATCTTCCTGATCAACGTGCCGCTGGGCATCTTCGCCGCGCTGGTGGTGGGCAACCAGTTGAAGGGCCGCCCGGAGCAGATTGAAAAGCCGAAGATGGACTACGTCGGCCTGGTCACCCTGGTGATCGGCGTGGGCGCACTGCAGCTGGTGCTGGATCTGGGCAACGACGAAGACTGGTTCGCATCGACCAAGATCGTGGTGCTGGCCTGCGTGGCGGTGGTGGCGTTGGCGGTGTTCCTGATCTGGGAACTGACCGACAAGGACCCGATCGTCGACCTGAAGCTGTTCCGCCACCGCAACTTCCGCGCCGGTACGCTGGCGATGGTGGTGGCCTACGCGGCGTTCTTCAGCGTGTCGCTGCTGATCCCGCAATGGCTGCAGCGTGACATGGGCTATACCGCCATCTGGGCCGGCCTGGCCACGGCGCCGATCGGCATCCTGCCGGTGATCATGACCCCGTTCGTTGGCAAGTACGCCTCGCGCTTCGACATGCGGATGATCGCGTCGTTTGCGTTCGTGTTCCTGTCCTTCACCAGCTTCATGCGCTCGGACTTCAACCTGCAGGTGGACTACACGCATGTGGCCGGCGTGCAGTTGATCATGGGTATTGGCGTGGCGCTGTTCTTCATGCCGGTGCTGCAGATCCTGTTGTCGGACCTGGACGGTCGCGAGATCGCGGCGGGCTCTGGCCTGGCCACCTTCCTGCGTACGCTGGGCGGCAGTTTCGCCGCATCGTTGACCACCTGGCTGTGGGCGCGGCGTACCCAGGTGCACCACGCCGACCTGACCGAACACATCTCGGCCTACCAGCCGGGCATGCAGGACCAGGTGACCGCGATGGGGCAGGGCGACCTGCAGCATGGCGCCGCGGTGCTCAACAACATGATCAACCACCAGGCCTCGCAGATGGCGTTCAACGACATCTTCTACCTGCTGGGCTGGACGTTCCTGGCGATCATCGCGTTCCTGTGGCTGGCCAAGCCGCCGTTTGGCGCCGGTGCCGGTGCCGCATCGGCCGGCGGGCATTGA
- a CDS encoding LysR substrate-binding domain-containing protein gives MRLDIADLRLFLAVADAGSITAGAAQANLALASASERLRAIEADAGSTLLDRHPRGVSLTEAGAALAHHARLIVQQQTQLRGELQAFAQGARGTLHLYANTAALTNYLPARLAPWLAQRPRLRVELHERTSNEVVRALRAGQAEAGIISDAVPAEGLQRHVVAEDPLVMLLPGHHRFAQRRSVSFADVLGETFVALADGNALQTYIEELAAAAGRVLDVRIRMKTFEGLCTMVGHGIGVGIMPRTLARQHRRSTGTVAVPLEDGWAQRRLCVCIADAQALSAPMRSLLQHLGVRTEK, from the coding sequence ATGCGACTGGACATTGCCGATCTGCGCCTGTTCCTGGCCGTCGCCGACGCGGGCAGCATCACCGCCGGTGCGGCACAGGCCAACCTGGCCCTGGCGTCGGCCAGTGAACGCCTGCGCGCCATCGAAGCCGATGCCGGCAGCACGCTGCTGGACCGGCATCCACGCGGGGTAAGCCTGACCGAAGCCGGTGCCGCCCTCGCCCACCATGCGCGACTGATCGTGCAGCAGCAGACGCAGCTGCGCGGCGAGCTGCAGGCATTCGCACAGGGCGCGCGCGGCACCCTGCACCTGTATGCCAATACCGCTGCGCTGACCAACTACCTGCCCGCGCGCCTGGCACCGTGGCTGGCCCAGCGGCCGCGGCTGCGGGTGGAACTGCACGAGCGCACCAGCAACGAGGTCGTTCGCGCACTCCGCGCCGGACAGGCCGAGGCCGGCATCATCAGCGACGCCGTGCCGGCCGAGGGACTGCAGCGCCATGTGGTGGCCGAAGATCCGCTGGTGATGCTGCTGCCCGGCCACCACCGCTTCGCCCAGCGCCGCAGCGTGTCCTTCGCCGATGTGCTGGGTGAAACCTTCGTCGCGCTGGCCGACGGCAATGCCCTGCAGACCTACATCGAAGAGCTGGCCGCTGCCGCCGGTCGCGTGCTGGATGTGCGCATCCGCATGAAAACCTTCGAGGGCCTGTGCACGATGGTCGGCCACGGCATCGGCGTGGGCATCATGCCGCGCACGCTGGCCCGGCAGCACCGGCGCAGCACCGGCACCGTTGCCGTTCCACTGGAAGATGGCTGGGCGCAGCGCCGTCTCTGCGTGTGCATTGCCGACGCGCAGGCACTGTCGGCACCGATGCGCAGCCTGCTGCAGCACCTGGGCGTTCGCACTGAAAAATAA
- a CDS encoding sulfite exporter TauE/SafE family protein, with translation MNETMYFYGLLVVVFVLAGVVKGVTGMGLPTVAMGLLGGALSPVAAASMLFIPTFVTNAWQLLSGPSLGHTVRRLWPMMLAVVVVTLGSAALLVRVDRDLSRMALGVALVVYALYALVAPVFHVPQRRERWLGPLVGAISGVVTGATGVFVMPAVPYLQSLGLQRDELVQALGLAFTVSTISLTTGLMLHGAFGVQQLGMSALAVVPALAGMWLGQVIRQRISARVFRACFLGFLLLLGLELVLRPLL, from the coding sequence ATGAACGAGACGATGTACTTCTATGGGTTGCTGGTGGTGGTGTTCGTGCTGGCCGGCGTGGTCAAGGGCGTGACCGGCATGGGGCTGCCGACGGTGGCGATGGGCTTGTTGGGCGGCGCGCTGTCGCCGGTGGCGGCCGCATCGATGCTGTTCATTCCCACCTTCGTGACCAATGCCTGGCAGTTGTTGTCCGGCCCATCGCTGGGCCATACCGTGCGGCGGCTGTGGCCGATGATGCTGGCGGTGGTGGTGGTGACGCTGGGTTCGGCGGCGCTGCTGGTGCGGGTGGACCGCGATCTTTCGCGCATGGCGCTGGGCGTGGCGTTGGTGGTCTACGCGCTGTACGCCCTGGTTGCGCCGGTATTCCATGTACCGCAGCGGCGCGAGCGCTGGCTGGGGCCGCTGGTCGGGGCGATTTCCGGCGTGGTGACCGGCGCCACCGGCGTATTCGTGATGCCGGCCGTGCCGTACCTGCAGTCGCTGGGCCTGCAGCGCGACGAACTGGTGCAGGCGCTGGGCCTGGCGTTCACCGTATCGACGATTTCGCTGACCACGGGCCTGATGCTGCATGGCGCCTTTGGCGTGCAGCAGCTGGGCATGAGTGCGTTGGCGGTGGTGCCGGCGCTGGCCGGCATGTGGCTGGGGCAGGTGATCCGGCAGCGCATCAGTGCACGGGTGTTCCGCGCGTGCTTCCTGGGGTTCCTGCTGCTGCTGGGGCTGGAGCTGGTGCTGCGGCCGCTGCTTTGA